A stretch of DNA from Scomber japonicus isolate fScoJap1 chromosome 19, fScoJap1.pri, whole genome shotgun sequence:
gtgtgagtgaCAAGCTCTCATCACTGAAAAGTTTAAGCGAGAAAGCTGATCCCCCCTGTCATTGCTCAGGTGACACTCTCATTGAAAGCAGCCGCATTCATATCGGGATGCGTGACAGACTGCAGCCCCCCTGCCGTGAAAAACGAGGGATACACGATACATACAAGAGCCAGATTTGGACTGAAAACATGCATCCATTTTTAATGTGCTCGATGGGGCTTGTAAGGTTCCAGCTCCACCTGCTTCTCACCTGCAAGCCCCCCCCCTGTTTTCTGTCTACTAATGAACTAAACTCTCGATAAGCATCCATGCTTCAGTTAATCGAACAAATGTTGTTGATGATCTAATATGgagaattttatttatttatttatttatttgtttatttcttaattAAACTGCATTATAGCCAATAATTAACCTCCAGCTGTCTGTGGAGGGGGGGTTTGGTTTGaatttattttccaaaatgtcctcaatttgataaaatgtgtgctgatgttttctgtttttgtatttgttgatAGCTTGGACTGTGCCTTTAAAGCCTGAGAAGAAACTTTGAAATTGACTGACTTTAATTCTTTCACACTTCAGTCAGTTCTCAACAAATGTTCTGAGTCTTTATTCATAAGGCTGCTGctgatttatttactttacaGCTTGAAGTGTTGCCCTTTTGCACTGTGTTGCACGACAAAACAACCTTACATCTAACAGTGCAAGAGAGCATTAAGTAGTATGATGACAGGATATtgtttaaatctatttttttgtttcacttcaTGAGAAGAATCCTTCAAATGTTGATTTGATGAagattaacacatttaaatacaggcTACAAATAAGtaattgattatttaatttaaaatttcCCGCACCTTGTTGTACTTTGACTCAACTTTCAAATctgttttaaaagttaaatttcGTCCTCAAGCCTGCTTACCTGCCCAAACACTGACTTCACTATGGGGTGAAGAGTGGAGTCGTACTCGGACGGGGTCGCGCTCTGTCTTTTGGATGTGCGGCTGGATGCTGGCTGGACAGGTGCGCTTGTTGCAGGTGTGTCAGAGTTGAGACTGGAGGATGACCCGGTGGGGACTCTCTCCTGGGGCTCGAAGAAGAAAGCTGCATCGTCCTCTTGTTTCGGATAAGATGGAGTTGGAGAGTTCTTCCTGTCCTGCCGGGAGCCGCTCAGGTGATGAGCTGGAGGCAGCTCACCTCGAGAAGAGtcgtggtgatgatgatgatgatgcgaGTGCTTGGACCTGGAGGACTTGCTGCGCTCTTTTGGAGGCCGACTAATCCCGTGCCTCACATCCTCCTGGTGGTAACCGTCATCCAGGTGGCTTGCCTGCCGGTGAGACTGGCTTTTCTGTATCCGGTGATCACCTACATGTCGTGAGTCGGAGTGTCTCGGTTGGCAGAGAGGTCTTCGCGCACTGGTCTCGCACTCCTCTGTCCAGCTTGCATCCTCGCTGCCTCCAGCTCCGGTGTGATGATGGTGACTGCGGTGGCTGCGGTGACCGTGTGGACCATGATCCGAGTGCGCGGACCTGCGGTTGAGCCCCGATGATCGCAGCAGAGAGGTGGTCGACTCGCTTTTGGGTATAGAGGAGCTCATCGTTGGCTCTCTGTCGCTTGATAGGCgaagtgaagcagctgtggGCTCGAGGTCGagtaaaggaaaagaaggcagtCCTCCGCCACGTGCAGGTGTTGAGCATCAGCCAGTTGGACACCCCTCTCTAATCCACATCCACGCACGCGACCATCACTACACTATCTGCAGTGAAGAAGTTGGAGATGCAGCCACCTGATTGAGCATTTGCAGAAAATATGAAGTGTACTGCGATCTGTAAGCCAGACGTTCAGTCTGACGCTTTCCAGGGGGCTCCGCTAAGTTTGGATGACAGCACGGTGTTGCGTTGCCTAGTGTCACACGCAGTCCACCCGCGAACTTAATTAAGACGCACGTCACTGCAGATTATTTCTCGCATAATGAGCCTCTTGATTAACATTTCCCCTAAAAACTGAATCATTTTAGCGTCTCTGTTAAAGTTAATTAACATAAttaactatatatattttttaaaaccctAATCTTCAATTATATATAGAAAGAGGCAGTCAAATCcacaaaatgactcaaaaccCAACAAGTGGCTGCTATGATATTAATTTCAGTGGACACTTGTCTTTCTCAAGGACATATTAGGGGATAGCTCTGTTTCTGCTTGAAAAGTACCTTTTCAAAAGCATGGACCAATGTAAgataaaatgtgtgaaagagTGAAAAGGATAGCTATAAATAGTAACATGACTATAAGGCACCATTCATTCATCAGCTAGTTCGGGACTTAAAATTCAGGACATGTAAAATGAGACTCACAAAACAGAACGAGATTAGAAAATCctcaaaactcaaataaaatgactattattgtattgtttaaGGACCAAATCTTATGGCGTTGACATATTTTTTGTGGGCACATTTATACCAAATGACTTAAAATAACACAACCAATCAAAAAACATAAttgcatttcttttatttaaatcaatGTACAGATTCACTCTTTCTCAACCAGAGAGCCATCTCATTTGAAGATTTTCAAACATGTCACTCAGGCAGGTCAGTTTTCAATATGGGCTCCTGAATGgactttttccttttcctctgtttcataatttttatttgctttgttttttaatgtcgtGAATATTATGAGAAGTAGTGAAAAGGgcattttttccctctctttctgaaATTGAATTTACCTTTTTATCTGTATTGGATTTtaatttgagtaaaaaaaaaaaaaatccaattctTGCCTACAAGTCAAAAACATTTCTATTCTTCAGTATAAATAATTATGACATGATTACATAGTTTGGGTGTAATAATGATACTAAGGTGTAAACTTAAAGTGTGACTTATTcaataataacagtaaatttcaaaaaggaaaaaaaacactgcaataAAGAGCGTGACAATCCTACACTCTCATCCCATCTGCACACCCAGGGTTATATTTCTCGCAGCAGATGTCCAGGGATGCAGGGCAAACGTATGTAATGATGTTTAATATAGTGCCAATTAGACACTCAGGCTCTCACGAACTGTGTTACACAGTGCAAAGCTGAGCAATGAGCAGATTTTTGCCTCCTCTCTCTGGGGAATTTTTGTTCTCTGacatctgtgtctctgtctcctctgctcCAGGGAAAAGCAAAGTATATTCACTCCATCGCTCCCATCCCCCCCTTCAGCATCAGCCTGCTTTAACTACTCTGCTACCTTTTTTATCATCTGTACATCTTAAGTGTACTGAGCCAATTTTACTCTATACAGTTAATATCAGTTGTAGTACCATCACTTTCTCTATTCCACTATCAtcttcagataaaaaaaaatcaccttttttATGATCGTCATggtgttttcattttaacattggCTCAAAATAGTCAGGGGTGCTGTTTTTTGGAACAGTGAGTGAGTATGAATCTTGGTTATATACACAATTTTAATCTATACTgtagcattttttttctctatgttGCTCTTTATGCACCCCTCCCTTTCCCCTTCTGTAGACATTGGGCTGCAGCAGGGGACATGCAAGCCTCAGGGTGCAATATGGCCCATTTAAtgtctgcagacagagagaataaaaaacaacagcaaaatatGGTGTGTGCAGtgataaacaaacataaacacatattttctaAAAGCTGATATAACaccaggaaagaaaaacaaagtgtagAAATAATCAAAAATATGACAAGAATGCATTACTAAATCTAACCAAAAGCAAAAccgcattttaaaaaaaaactcattttagGACCATGTCACATTCTATTTTTGCTTGCTCCCACTCTCAGCGGGGTCACATGGACAAACTAACTTTTGTGACAAGAGCTGCAGCTCATGCAGCTGCTGCTTTGCGTTCACAAACAGGCAAATTATTATCATCTGGAAATGGCTCATTCTGGGGACTTTTGGCTGTATCATACTATCTTGAAATCTTCAGAATAGCAGAGTTAAATGAAACGTAGGCAGAGATGGTTTATGTTTCAAAGgtaatgaaaagaaacatttttgcatTCAGAAATGATTCAAATCTCCTTTTGAGAAACTGGAACACCACCAGTCACAGTATAACTACAGCACCTTCAATCAACATAATGAAGTATGACATAAGAAAAACCttttgtccatccatccatatatCCACCTATCCTTTGCAGGTTCACATGGGGCAAACTTTTTTATACTGTCAAAATCATACAGAGTCATTTAGAAATCTTTAAATTCTGATAATCTTTTGAAAACCCTAGTACACCCCAAATGAAAGACTTTGATATATTCTGGGAATTTTAACTATGAAGGACATTAACAATAATTAAAAGAGAGGATAcagacaaatatatatataaaaacgtAATTAGCAAAACTGAACCATTTTTGTGACATtctcatcatttttatatttcattaaagtAGAAGTGCAAACAAAGCTTATTTACTGTATGCACCATATACTGTACTTTTTGAAATGCCATCATGAATTGTTCCTTCTCACTGACTCTTATACCTCTGACTGCATCTCACATCTCCATTAACTTCATCCCATGGCACAGTTTAATATCATTGAAAGATTAATCAGCAGCATAAATAATTAACCACGTAGCAGCTTGTGACCTATAAGGTAACAAAAGGTCTGCCTCACATcaatcaacaaaaacattttgacaactCATCAAATGAGCAGTTTCTGTAAGATGTAAAATTCAGTTGAAAGCCTTGCTGTCATCAACAGACATATACTGTACGATAATTAACTGAACGCTCCAATGAGCCACatcaaataataaattattaatttataaagTCTTTCATTTAATCTTAACCTTCGCTGCAGATGACATCTGAAACTTGAAGAAGTTTGAATTTCATCTTGTTAGATGCTTAAACTGTCCAGAGTTTAatgcttcatcatgttttcatcatgtaaaatgaaaatagttATGATCTCCATGGTTTCAATGCagttttttcagtgttttaaagattttgtcCAATGAAAGTCGAGTTTCACAACATGAGTAGATGTTAAATAGTTcaacaggagaaaagaaaacagaggatacattttaaaaagaatttAGCAGTGGAATAGTGCAGCACATTTTCAGTGCAGATCAGCCAAAGAAATCACAAGTGCACTTCaaaaccctaaccttaaccctgagAAAACAACTCTGCAACAGGCTATACTTTTTTTGGGACCTTGGCAATAAACAACCACTGTGTCCTGCTTGTGCCAGCATGGTCTGAACTACTGAGTGAATCTCCAAACTCCTGTTTATAAAAACAGTAGCTCCTCCTACTCAAGGAAATAATGATTAGCAGTGATTTTTCCATTACCCAATAGATAACTATTATAAGTTAATGGTGGATAACATTACTGCTCAAAATCAGTCATCAATCATGTTTCTGATCAATATCTGATCTTACAGTGTATCAAAAAAACATCTCCATAAATATTAATATCCTTGCTTTCATCTTGGTCAGCACCAGCTCTTCAACAGTggtgtgcattcctccatcctGAAAGTTCCTGGATCCAAACCAGACGGTGGCCACGTGCAGTCTAGAGGAGAGGTGAGATACTGTACACAAACTTCTGTCAGATAAGGATCCTAAAATTCTGAATATTTTGTCAAGCTCTCTTCAAGAtctcttgtgtctgtgtgactgtaGCATCAATGTATAAACAACATAACACAACTACAGTCAGATCAGATTTCAACTCAATCTGTACTGATTACCAAAGAACCCAGACACCTGGCGGCTAGAGGGTGTGTAAAAGTGACTGAGGTGGACAAGCACTGTGTATTAAACTGTGTTTTACTTCAGCTAGAGGTTACACATCTGTGTGACACCCATGCATACAAATTTGAGCCATGGCAAATCTTAAAAATTCTGTCTTTTATCTGCTGTCTTTTAATGTCACATCAGTGAGCCTGCCATATATGTACAATCATTATGGTCCACAGCCGACATACGACCCATGGAAACAGGACTGCCCCTAAACTTCCCAAGATGGATGCATTTTTGGATGGATTTTTGTTGGTGTCCTCACTCCCCGTTGCGTATCCAGCCAGCTTATGTGTTATCAGCATATAGTCATCATATTGTTATTTTAGTATTTGGCAGCAAGGTCCAGGGTGAAAAACCCATACAGCAGAGACTAGAGCATCAGCAACAAATGAGAAGTTGTTTCTTTTCACAGCAGTATGAAATGCCACAGCTATGTTAAATTAACTGAGTAAAGTCAATCAACTATTGAATATCATATTGCAATTATGAAGGTGTTCTTCTGACCATTCAGTAAACTGCGGTGGATCATGGGGGataattattttgtattgtattagttaaaaaacagctttttttcattttgaggtCAGAGCCAGTTGGCAGTAATCTTTGGGTCATGGCACAAAGAATTGTAGTTGCTTTGCTCTCACAGATAGGAAGGGAAGAGCTATTATGTTTACATGATCTGATGGGGCTCAGAAGTACATGTAGGGAAGCAGGAGTGCATCTTCCCTCCTTTGAAatttcttgtgtttgtgttcctcccctcttttcatttcctgtgtttCCAAGGTCAGACCTTTCCTGTCTTTCGAATTTCTCTGGAAAGAGGTGaggacattattttttaaaaagggttcTGCAGCTTTGAAAAGCAATATATGTATAATGAAATGTTACGGCCACAATAAAGAAGAAACTAACAAATAGCTCAAACCTGTGATCGGTGACATATCGAAACACCATACCCGTGTACAAATTTACCAGTTCAgatttttatttacaaaaagtaCCAAAAGCTAACCAAATCCATGAGAGTCAGGATGCCTggccaaaaagaacaaaagaagagGGAGGCCAGCAGCGAGCCGTAGGACagtggaaaaagagaagaggtggtggtggggtgttAAAAGAATACTGAATGGGTATTTTTATGATCCTTATTTTcagtaattattaattattttattggaTTTTTGACATGTCATAACTGGAAAAGTACAGGTGTATTATTTCTACTATGTGTGCACTGCAGTTCTCTGTGCAGTTTCCAGTCCCTGTTATTGTGCACACTTGCTCATTAAAATGACTGAGACTCTTAAAAATAACAAAGctatcattcattttaattgcaCATCTGCTTTTCCCACTGTCACAATTGTCTGTCATGAAAAAGATTTTGCAGTCATTTCCCAAAACTAATACATTGTTGCCTGAGGTTGAATGCAGCTATTCACCTGAAACCAGAGTGACATTGTGTGGCGCCACAAACTGGCTCAGTGTGtctgacaaaaaaaggaaatcacaCCAAGCTCAGGTGCCaagaatatttcatttaaagggAACAAACTCTGCTCCTGTGGAGATTTGTGTTGTCAGCAGCATATAAATTATACGAATGcataaaagacagagagaagaaaaacatctCTGAACTGGGTTAAATAGGCCTCGTTGAGGTTGACTATAATTAAGTTTATCAAGTAACCAAAAATGGCCGCAGCATCCTGAAAAAGTGACCAGAGAGTAGTGAGGCCAAGATCTGTCTGTACATGAGACACACCCTGCCACGCTTAAACATGCACTGTAGCCTGCAGCTGAGCTTGTGcaagaatgtttttttcccaaatAGAGCATCCTACTATTCTCAGGTGGTTGCACTCCTTTGCACAATACTATAGCCTTACAGTCTGTACACGCTCACACAGCTCTGACAAGATGTCTAATGAAGGAAATGAAgtgaaacacctgtgtgggtatGTGGGCCCAACTGACTCTTTATCTCAAATGTTGTGCTCTAAGATGAACCATAAGTAATAGTAGGCAGTTTATTTCACAAAAATGTGTCACCTAAAAATCAGAGGATATTTTACTCACACATTAGTCACTTGTCACTGAAAGCTCATTTGGCCCACTGGATTATCAACCTGTCAAAACAAAGCTTCTTGAAAAGATTGTTAGGATGGGCGGTTTTAATGACATAGTGATGTGCTCATGTGTTTATTTCCAATCAGCCATGGCTGTATGAGGGATGTGTTAATTCTTTTTATCTTAAACTGCTTAATTTCCACCCACTCCACTAATGGTTTCATCACCGTAAATGGAGGGCAGGTGCAGTTCAGTCAGTGTTACTGTTACCATACATAACAGGTATGTTTCATTATGAGATGATAAAGGGAGTGAGATAGACTTactaatgaaaaaacacaatcagTATATATAGGTAAGGTTACTAATTATTACTAagatatatatagagagaaaagttgtaaatgaataaattggATTACCCTGAGCCAGTCGAAACAGTAACAATGGTGGAATTGCACCAACAATTGTGTAAATAATTATACTGTGAGTGCTGCAACAAAACATAGTAGCATTAGTGTATTGCATAAACTTTGTAGGAGTGTATATTTTTGGGATGATGCATCGTTTGTGAAATCATTGTGTAATCCAAATTGTCTAAAATAACCTCACATGTCCTTCCCCTGCTGTCCTTTTGTTACTCAGGGGTGACTTAGTTAGATGAAAATTGTTTTGATACTATTTATGCCTCAAGGGAGGGGGGTGTGATCACTCATATATCTACTAGCCTGTGACTGAATTGCAATGAATGCTAGCAATTATATAAAGCAAAAAATATGCATGAGGAACAAGACAAATGTCAGTTGGGAATCATGaatcattaaaatgtttcaaactttaaaagaaGTAAAGGAAAAGGACAATGGCTGACAGATCAAGCTGTATAGGTGCAGTGCATGTATAGGAAAGTAAATTTGAGTGAATAGGGGCTGGCATGGGTGAATGGGGGAGTCGGTATGACGCAGAAAGGACAAAATAATGACTGTGCACTATTTATAGGAACACAACCTACAGTATAGTGCCCTCTCAAATTTTGCTCCTGCTccttctgtgtgtctctgcatttgATTGAGATTAATTCTCTTcatgattaaaaacaaactaaattaaacaaCTTCTTATGATTACACATCaagtagatatatatatatttttttttaagataacaCGTGGCTTTGACACTGAGCTTGTGCAACATTAATTAACATACATGTGTTTTCTGGCTAAGCTTACTATTTATGGGTGTTGTAAAGGTCATT
This window harbors:
- the cabp1b gene encoding calcium-binding protein 1b isoform X1 — its product is MSSSIPKSESTTSLLRSSGLNRRSAHSDHGPHGHRSHRSHHHHTGAGGSEDASWTEECETSARRPLCQPRHSDSRHVGDHRIQKSQSHRQASHLDDGYHQEDVRHGISRPPKERSKSSRSKHSHHHHHHHDSSRGELPPAHHLSGSRQDRKNSPTPSYPKQEDDAAFFFEPQERVPTGSSSSLNSDTPATSAPVQPASSRTSKRQSATPSEYDSTLHPIVKSVFGQDRELRPEEMDELREAFREFDKDKDGFIGCKDLGNCMRTMGYMPTEMELIELSQQINMNLGGHVDFEDFVELMGPKLLAETADMIGVKELRDAFKEFDTNGDGQISTAELREAMKKLLGQQVGHRDLEDILRDIDLNGDGHVDFEEFVRMMSR